The following are encoded together in the Oryzias melastigma strain HK-1 linkage group LG17, ASM292280v2, whole genome shotgun sequence genome:
- the LOC112147546 gene encoding chemokine XC receptor 1, translating to MTNNSLPANYYNDDYGDEACNQTEVFKFGAISTSVFFSIVFVLSLVGNFLVLAILLRYENIRSVTNTLILNLAVSDLLFTASLPFWIYYDLHGWTLGQPTCKLVNWVFYTGFCSSSILLVLMTVHRYIAVMNPLSNIVSAAGFPSIVVTVVVWVVSILIASPSFIFSEVTKHEDSLLCFYPERVGKFWVFYQQNVFFVVSSIVFIFCYSKILSRLMGNKVQRRKNRTLKLIFILVVVFFIEWTPYNYVIFQMSRDVLTENDGHDCGSFTRQMYAYYISRMLAFSHCCLNPVFYVLLGVKFKNHLKKMLQRCTSDSHSIPTRPSRNTIMSVTSEELSM from the coding sequence ATGACCAACAATTCCCTACCCGCCAATTACTATAACGACGACTATGGCGATGAAGCTTGCAACCAGACAGAAGTCTTTAAGTTTGGAGCCATCTCCACCTCCGTGTTTTTCTCCATCGTGTTCGTCCTGAGCCTGGTTGGAAACTTCCTGGTTCTTGCGATTCTGCTCCGGTATGAGAACATCAGATCCGTCACCAACACCTTGATCCTGAACCTGGCAGTGTCCGATCTCTTGTTCACAGCAAGTTTGCCTTTCTGGATCTACTACGACCTTCATGGCTGGACTTTGGGGCAACCGACGTGCAAACTGGTGAACTGGGTCTTCTACACTggtttctgcagcagcagcatcctcCTGGTCCTGATGACTGTCCACCGCTACATCGCTGTCATGAATCCTCTGTCTAACATCGTGTCCGCCGCAGGCTTCCCCAGTATCGTGGTCACTGTGGTTGTTTGGGTTGTGAGTATTCTGATTGCTAGTCCGAGCTTCATCTTCTCCGAAGTGACTAAACACGAGGATTCTTTACTTTGCTTCTATCCAGAACGTGTGGGGAAATTCTGGGTGTTCTatcagcaaaatgtttttttcgtAGTGAGctcaattgtatttattttctgttattccAAGATCTTATCCAGATTGATGGGTAATAAGGTCCAGAGACGAAAAAATCGAACTTTAAAACTCATCTTCATCCTTGTGGTTGTGTTTTTCATTGAGTGGACGCCGTACAATTACGTCATCTTTCAAATGTCTCGGGATGTTTTAACTGAGAACGATGGTCATGACTGTGGCTCCTTCACAAGGCAAATGTACGCCTACTACATCAGCAGGATGCTCGCCTTTTCCCACTGCTGCCTCAACCCCGTCTTCTATGTTCTTCTGGGCGTCAAATTTAAAAACCATCTGAAGAAGATGCTGCAGCGCTGTACCAGCGACAGCCACAGCATCCCGACCCGACCCAGCCGAAACACCATCATGTCTGTCACAAGCGAAGAGTTGTCCATGtaa